In a genomic window of Equus przewalskii isolate Varuska chromosome 4, EquPr2, whole genome shotgun sequence:
- the HOXA1 gene encoding homeobox protein Hox-A1 isoform X1, with translation MDNARMSSFLEYPILSGGDSGTCSARAYPSEHGITTFQSCAVSANSCGGDDRFLVGRGVQISPPHHHHHHHHHHPQPATYQTPGNLGVSYSHSSCGPSYGGAQNFSAPYSPYALNQEAEVSGGYPSCAPAVYSGNLSSPMVQHHHHHQGYAGGAVGSPQYIHHSYGQEHQSLALATYNNSLSPLHASHQEACRSPTSETSSPAQTFDWMKVKRNPPKTGKVGEYGYVGQPNAVRTNFTTKQLTELEKEFHFNKYLTRARRVEIAASLQLNETQVKIWFQNRRMKQKKREKEGLLPISPATPPGSEEKAEESSEKSSSSPCVPSPGSSTSDTLTTSH, from the exons ATGGACAATGCAAGaatgagctccttcctggaatatCCCATCCTCAGCGGTGGCGACTCGGGTACCTGCTCAGCGCGAGCCTACCCCTCCGAGCATGGAATTACAACTTTCCAGTCGTGCGCGGTCAGTGCCAACAGCTGTGGCGGCGACGACCGCTTCCTAGTGGGCAGGGGGGTGCAGATCAGCccgccccaccaccaccaccaccaccatcatcaccaccccCAGCCAGCCACCTACCAGACTCCCGGGAACCTGGGAGTGTCGTACTCGCACTCGAGTTGTGGTCCAAGCTACGGCGGCGCGCAGAACTTCAGCGCACCTTACAGCCCCTACGCGTTAAATCAGGAAGCAGAAGTAAGTGGTGGGTACCCCTCGTGCGCTCCCGCTGTTTACTCTGGAAATCTCTCATCTCCCATGgtccagcatcaccaccaccaccagggtTATGCCGGGGGAGCGGTGGGCTCGCCTCAGTACATTCACCACTCATATGGACAAGAGCATCAGAGCCTGGCCCTGGCCACGTATAATAACTCCTTGTCCCCTCTCCACGCCAGCCACCAAGAAGCCTGTCGCTCTCCTACATCAGAGACGTCTTCTCCAGCGCAGACCTTTGACTGGATGAAAGTCAAAAGAAACCCTCCCAAAACAG GGAAAGTTGGAGAGTACGGCTACGTGGGTCAGCCCAATGCGGTGCGCACCAACTTCACCACGAAGCAGCTCACGGAGCTGGAGAAGGAGTTCCACTTCAACAAGTACCTGACGCGCGCCCGCAGGGTGGAGATTGCGGCGTCCCTACAGCTTAATGAAACCCAAGTGAAGATCTGGTTCCAGAACCGCCGAATGAAGCAAAAGAAACGAGAGAAGGAGGGCCTCTTGCCCATCTCTCCGGCCACCCCACCGGGAAGCGAGGAGAAGGCCGAGGAATCCTCAGAGAAGTCCAGCTCCTCGCCCTGCGTTCCTTCCCCGGGGTCTTCTACCTCAGACACTCTGACTACCTCCCACTGA
- the HOXA1 gene encoding homeobox protein Hox-A1 isoform X2 translates to MDNARMSSFLEYPILSGGDSGTCSARAYPSEHGITTFQSCAVSANSCGGDDRFLVGRGVQISPPHHHHHHHHHHPQPATYQTPGNLGVSYSHSSCGPSYGGAQNFSAPYSPYALNQEAEPPRSLSLSYIRDVFSSADL, encoded by the exons ATGGACAATGCAAGaatgagctccttcctggaatatCCCATCCTCAGCGGTGGCGACTCGGGTACCTGCTCAGCGCGAGCCTACCCCTCCGAGCATGGAATTACAACTTTCCAGTCGTGCGCGGTCAGTGCCAACAGCTGTGGCGGCGACGACCGCTTCCTAGTGGGCAGGGGGGTGCAGATCAGCccgccccaccaccaccaccaccaccatcatcaccaccccCAGCCAGCCACCTACCAGACTCCCGGGAACCTGGGAGTGTCGTACTCGCACTCGAGTTGTGGTCCAAGCTACGGCGGCGCGCAGAACTTCAGCGCACCTTACAGCCCCTACGCGTTAAATCAGGAAGCAGAA CCACCAAGAAGCCTGTCGCTCTCCTACATCAGAGACGTCTTCTCCAGCGCAGACCTTTGA